A region of Candidatus Megaera polyxenophila DNA encodes the following proteins:
- a CDS encoding MBL fold metallo-hydrolase: MLEVNILGCGSSLGVPVIGCSCLVCKSDSPYNKRLRSSIIISQNETRVLVDFGFNIKEQLINSGIYHLDAAILTHEHADHLSGIDELRVFFYIHGKPLNVFILESIAPLIFERYKYLFDSGLLKMNIVNEFQEIKVNNTVFQLFPQIHGAIKSLGIRIEEFVYSCDVSSISVESEKYLYNTKVWIVDCVDYKSTIKHAGLERVFEWVKKYVPEKVYLTNMSHNIDYHEIITKMPPHIAPLYDGFKIKL; this comes from the coding sequence ATGTTAGAAGTTAATATTTTAGGATGCGGATCATCTCTAGGTGTTCCTGTTATAGGTTGTAGCTGTTTAGTTTGTAAATCTGATTCACCATATAATAAAAGACTTAGATCTTCAATAATAATTAGCCAGAATGAGACAAGAGTCCTGGTAGATTTCGGTTTTAATATTAAGGAGCAATTGATTAATTCAGGTATTTATCATCTAGATGCTGCAATTTTAACTCATGAGCATGCTGACCACCTTAGCGGTATAGATGAATTAAGAGTGTTTTTTTATATTCACGGAAAACCTCTTAATGTTTTTATTCTTGAATCTATCGCACCCTTGATTTTTGAAAGGTATAAATATTTATTTGATAGTGGGTTGCTTAAAATGAATATTGTTAATGAGTTTCAGGAAATTAAAGTTAATAATACTGTTTTTCAGTTATTCCCTCAAATTCACGGAGCAATTAAGAGCCTCGGTATTAGGATAGAAGAGTTTGTTTATTCTTGTGATGTTTCCTCTATCTCTGTTGAATCAGAAAAATATTTATATAATACCAAAGTATGGATAGTAGATTGTGTGGATTATAAATCCACTATTAAACATGCGGGGCTTGAAAGAGTTTTTGAATGGGTTAAAAAATATGTACCCGAAAAGGTTTATTTAACTAATATGAGTCATAATATTGATTACCATGAAATTATTACCAAGATGCCGCCTCATATTGCGCCCCTTTATGATGGATTTAAAATAAAACTTTAA
- a CDS encoding PAP2 family phosphoesterase — translation MNSMYNVIYNFFGLNKEIFIFVNKITNVSIVPNILKIISQFFFIGNFAAYYLIICLYCYFKLKKLSNPKMEFVPIYNTLVKAGTCYALFGFAYAAFKFGINLPRPFCSLFPSEFTTILDVTKERCLSSFPSAHTGLAILIAYYLCPHLTKYQKAGMLLLVTLVPISRITLAMHYPADIIYSIFIVYLLIFCSNKLVDSLQNIIIQPIGSFIANALFSQNSLSS, via the coding sequence ATGAATAGTATGTATAACGTTATTTATAATTTTTTTGGCCTTAATAAAGAAATATTTATCTTTGTTAATAAAATTACTAACGTCAGCATAGTTCCTAATATCCTTAAAATAATTTCACAATTTTTCTTTATCGGGAATTTTGCAGCATACTATCTTATAATATGCTTATATTGCTATTTCAAATTAAAAAAACTTTCAAATCCAAAAATGGAATTCGTTCCTATTTACAATACACTAGTAAAAGCCGGAACATGTTATGCTTTATTTGGTTTTGCCTATGCTGCTTTTAAGTTTGGTATTAACCTACCAAGGCCCTTTTGCTCTCTTTTTCCTTCGGAATTTACCACCATCCTTGACGTAACGAAAGAACGCTGCTTATCCTCATTCCCAAGCGCCCACACTGGACTTGCTATCCTTATAGCTTATTATTTATGTCCACACCTTACAAAATACCAGAAAGCAGGAATGTTATTGTTAGTAACCCTTGTACCAATCTCTAGAATTACCCTCGCAATGCATTATCCGGCCGATATAATTTACAGTATTTTTATAGTTTACCTTCTAATTTTTTGTAGTAATAAACTAGTTGATTCCCTACAAAATATAATTATACAACCAATAGGTAGTTTTATTGCGAATGCGCTATTTAGTCAGAACTCTCTAAGTTCATAA
- a CDS encoding glutamate synthase, with protein sequence MRGLYYLISVSGLVTTFIAYQFSEAALYILYFLIPYIVIGLWDIFSTKHTILRNYPVIGHLRYMFEFIRPEIQQYFVESDKDGTPFSREIRSLVYQKAKGVRDTIAFGTKNDITAIGYEFSYHSLAPKHVREDENRVIFGGDCTKPYSASRLNISGISFGAISPNAIRALNKGAKIGNFAHNTGEGAISPYHLENGGDIIWQIGTGYFGCRYKNGRFNPEAFAENSSDDIVKMVELKLSQGAKPAHGGILPGVKVTEEIARIRMLEAGVDAISPPMHPEFSTPIGLLEFLAKLKNLCGGKPVGIKLCIGHRGEFMALCKAMIATGIIPDFITVDGAEGGTGAAPLIFADKVGTPINEAIIFVHNVLVGAGLRNRMRLIASGKVATGYDMLTKIALGADTCNAARAMMFALGCIQSLQCNTDKCPTGIATQNKHRWKSLDVPDKSLRVSNFHRRVLSDFSEIVGCLGLSSPEELDASHVRKYTDIGVSKSFAEIYPMAKTGELLDPAAQGVYADLWKSAKAESFN encoded by the coding sequence ATGCGTGGGTTATATTATTTAATTTCTGTAAGTGGGTTAGTTACTACTTTTATTGCTTATCAATTCTCAGAAGCTGCGCTATATATTCTTTATTTTCTAATTCCCTATATTGTAATAGGGCTATGGGATATTTTTTCGACTAAGCATACTATTCTGCGTAATTACCCAGTGATTGGTCACTTGCGGTACATGTTTGAGTTTATTAGACCAGAAATTCAACAGTATTTTGTTGAATCAGACAAAGATGGTACACCTTTTAGCAGGGAAATAAGATCACTTGTATACCAAAAAGCTAAAGGAGTTAGGGATACGATAGCTTTTGGTACTAAGAATGATATAACAGCTATAGGTTATGAATTCTCTTATCATTCTCTTGCGCCTAAACATGTTAGGGAGGACGAAAATAGAGTGATTTTTGGTGGCGATTGTACAAAACCCTACAGTGCATCAAGGCTAAATATTTCTGGTATAAGTTTTGGAGCAATTAGTCCAAATGCTATTAGGGCTTTAAACAAAGGAGCAAAAATTGGTAATTTCGCTCATAATACCGGAGAAGGAGCAATTAGCCCTTATCATCTTGAGAATGGCGGAGATATTATTTGGCAGATCGGTACCGGTTATTTCGGTTGCCGTTATAAAAACGGCAGGTTCAATCCCGAAGCTTTTGCAGAAAATTCTAGTGATGACATAGTCAAGATGGTTGAGTTAAAGTTATCTCAAGGAGCCAAACCTGCTCATGGGGGCATTTTACCTGGAGTAAAAGTTACTGAAGAAATTGCTAGAATCCGGATGCTTGAGGCAGGAGTTGACGCAATATCTCCTCCTATGCATCCTGAATTTTCTACACCTATAGGGTTACTTGAATTTCTTGCTAAGCTTAAAAATTTATGCGGGGGGAAACCAGTCGGTATTAAATTATGCATAGGGCATAGAGGCGAGTTTATGGCTCTGTGTAAGGCAATGATTGCCACGGGTATAATCCCTGATTTTATTACAGTTGACGGAGCAGAAGGAGGCACTGGTGCAGCCCCTTTGATTTTTGCCGATAAGGTGGGGACTCCTATTAATGAGGCAATAATTTTTGTTCATAATGTTCTAGTAGGCGCAGGTTTACGAAATAGGATGCGTTTAATTGCCAGTGGTAAAGTAGCAACTGGTTATGATATGCTAACAAAAATTGCTCTAGGGGCTGATACTTGTAATGCCGCAAGAGCTATGATGTTTGCTCTTGGTTGTATACAATCTCTTCAATGTAATACCGATAAGTGCCCAACGGGGATTGCGACGCAAAATAAGCATAGATGGAAATCACTAGATGTACCAGATAAATCACTACGTGTAAGCAATTTTCATCGCCGTGTATTATCTGATTTTTCCGAAATTGTGGGGTGCCTTGGGTTAAGTAGTCCAGAGGAGCTGGACGCTTCGCATGTTAGAAAATATACGGATATAGGAGTTAGCAAAAGCTTTGCCGAAATCTATCCAATGGCGAAAACTGGGGAGCTTTTAGACCCAGCTGCTCAAGGGGTGTATGCGGATTTATGGAAAAGTGCCAAAGCTGAAAGTTTTAATTAA
- a CDS encoding diguanylate phosphodiesterase, with translation MYYSFATIISLINENGKLFLIGNFHLVLEDMNYKNEATTDLQQEIERCKQGTMMVVCLVNKNELSILFDHPSKIVEKFYVVVDIACQKVDGCKIIKDTDATKLYILIPNDNKIAEELAYSIYSQVQLYVDKESPESYLKCSIGSISFPQDVGNKATKLLALLNYGNFTSSDKSYYFNYDDDPVDINELRARNVQLNLLRSALLEQTAKFMYQPVVDRETGNIIYYECLLRVKNKENKWISVGPMICDAESKGLISIVDFTVIEMAISELARDKKISLSVNISNVGVLNHRLLKRLEILLKKYDVATRLIIEITETSLNDDFEAIKSFIDTLHKYGCKFALDDFGSGFTSFQQLLNLPIDIIKIDGSYIRDILRNDHSRFFVETLIKLAADLGIKTVAEFVENGEIAKFLIDIKIGGMQGNFFLPASEERIT, from the coding sequence ATGTATTATAGTTTTGCTACGATAATATCGCTGATTAATGAGAATGGCAAGTTGTTCTTGATCGGTAATTTTCATTTGGTGTTAGAGGATATGAACTACAAAAATGAGGCAACTACAGATTTGCAACAGGAAATAGAAAGGTGCAAGCAAGGTACTATGATGGTAGTTTGTTTGGTCAATAAAAATGAACTCAGCATATTATTTGATCACCCAAGCAAGATCGTTGAAAAATTTTATGTTGTTGTAGATATTGCGTGCCAAAAAGTAGATGGGTGTAAAATTATAAAAGATACAGATGCCACCAAATTATATATTTTGATTCCAAATGATAATAAAATAGCGGAGGAACTAGCTTATTCTATTTATTCTCAGGTGCAGCTATACGTTGATAAAGAATCTCCGGAAAGTTACCTAAAATGTTCAATAGGAAGCATAAGTTTCCCTCAAGATGTAGGTAATAAAGCAACAAAATTGCTTGCTTTGTTGAATTATGGAAATTTTACTTCAAGTGATAAATCCTATTATTTTAATTACGATGATGACCCAGTTGATATTAATGAATTAAGAGCGAGAAACGTACAACTTAACCTATTAAGAAGTGCTTTACTTGAGCAAACTGCTAAATTTATGTATCAGCCTGTGGTCGATCGTGAAACAGGAAATATTATTTACTATGAATGCTTATTAAGGGTTAAAAACAAAGAAAATAAATGGATATCAGTCGGGCCAATGATATGCGATGCTGAAAGTAAGGGGTTAATTAGTATTGTTGATTTTACAGTAATAGAGATGGCAATATCAGAGCTTGCTAGGGATAAAAAGATCAGCCTTTCAGTAAATATTTCTAATGTTGGTGTACTAAATCACAGATTACTAAAGAGATTAGAAATATTGCTTAAAAAGTACGATGTGGCAACAAGGTTAATCATTGAAATCACGGAAACATCTTTAAACGATGATTTCGAAGCTATTAAAAGTTTTATTGATACTTTGCATAAGTATGGTTGTAAATTTGCTTTGGATGATTTTGGCTCTGGTTTTACTTCTTTTCAACAGCTTTTAAATTTACCAATCGATATTATAAAAATTGATGGTAGTTATATAAGGGACATATTAAGAAACGATCACAGTCGGTTTTTTGTTGAAACTCTTATTAAACTGGCAGCTGATCTGGGCATAAAAACCGTTGCTGAATTTGTGGAAAATGGTGAGATTGCTAAATTTCTGATTGATATAAAAATAGGTGGAATGCAAGGGAATTTCTTTTTACCAGCCTCGGAAGAAAGGATAACTTAA
- a CDS encoding bolA family transcriptional regulator, whose translation MKRQETIEQKLSVLKPQYLEIINNSYLHNSHNSSPANGESHFTIKILADSLFPHPLLDQHKIIKNLLKEEFSRGLHALSIIIVK comes from the coding sequence ATGAAGAGACAAGAAACAATTGAACAAAAATTAAGTGTGTTAAAGCCACAATATTTAGAAATTATCAACAACAGTTACCTTCATAACAGTCACAATTCCAGCCCTGCCAATGGTGAATCCCATTTCACTATCAAGATTTTAGCAGATTCCCTCTTCCCTCACCCACTACTTGATCAACATAAGATTATTAAAAACTTATTAAAAGAAGAATTTAGTAGAGGTCTTCATGCTTTATCAATTATAATAGTCAAATGA
- a CDS encoding phasin family protein — MNNNNPFEFFQSFMNQENLAKSMKWMPNMDMSSLGNIMKDTAEAITSTNQLISDTVQSIAKRGADSFQKNTSEMFNTMKEAASAGDVEQIANCQQNYWKSTVEHNINSAKEILDIASKSSIEVLEVMGKNFTEKMNKPFAAKTKHN, encoded by the coding sequence ATGAATAACAATAACCCTTTTGAGTTTTTTCAATCATTTATGAACCAAGAAAACTTGGCAAAATCAATGAAATGGATGCCAAATATGGATATGTCATCCCTTGGGAATATAATGAAGGACACTGCTGAAGCTATTACATCTACCAACCAACTCATTTCAGATACTGTTCAATCGATTGCAAAAAGGGGAGCTGACTCTTTTCAAAAAAATACTTCTGAAATGTTTAATACAATGAAAGAAGCTGCCTCAGCCGGGGATGTTGAACAAATTGCCAATTGCCAGCAAAATTACTGGAAATCAACAGTAGAACACAACATCAATAGCGCTAAAGAAATTTTAGACATAGCATCTAAATCTTCAATAGAAGTGCTAGAAGTTATGGGCAAAAACTTTACTGAAAAAATGAATAAACCTTTTGCTGCAAAAACTAAGCATAATTAA
- a CDS encoding signal recognition particle-docking protein FtsY, protein MSGFFNKLKSAISKTSNKLSVGIESIFNKKKLDLNSLNELEELLISSDTGVKVAEQIVNLLKKKKFNKEVTADEVKLELALTIAELMEKHDRKFQLNSGLNIILVCGVNGNGKSTSIGKLASFYAREGKKVAIAACDTFRAAATDQIAKWAEKTGAILFMGEEKSDPASVAYKAVTESYDRNIDVLFIDTAGRLHNQKNLMDELAKIVRVIQKVDQSAPHHILLVIDATTGQNAFVQTEEFKRLVSISGLVVTKLDGTAKAGVIIGISEKYSLPVYFIGVGEGVEDLKPFNYIDFSKALVGIK, encoded by the coding sequence ATGTCAGGTTTTTTTAATAAGTTAAAGTCTGCCATTAGTAAAACTTCCAACAAATTAAGTGTTGGGATAGAAAGTATCTTTAATAAGAAAAAGCTTGATTTAAACAGCTTAAACGAGTTGGAAGAGCTTCTTATATCCTCTGATACTGGTGTAAAGGTCGCAGAACAGATTGTTAATCTTTTAAAGAAGAAAAAATTTAACAAAGAAGTAACAGCTGATGAAGTTAAACTTGAACTTGCTTTGACTATCGCTGAACTTATGGAAAAGCATGACCGTAAATTTCAGCTAAATAGTGGCCTAAACATTATTTTAGTATGCGGTGTCAATGGTAATGGTAAAAGCACTTCTATAGGTAAATTGGCATCATTTTATGCTCGGGAGGGTAAGAAAGTGGCGATTGCTGCTTGTGATACTTTTAGAGCAGCAGCTACCGATCAAATAGCTAAGTGGGCAGAAAAAACTGGCGCTATTTTATTTATGGGAGAAGAAAAATCTGATCCTGCAAGTGTTGCTTATAAAGCTGTTACTGAGTCATATGATCGTAATATAGATGTGCTGTTTATAGATACTGCAGGTAGGTTGCATAACCAAAAGAACTTAATGGATGAATTAGCGAAAATAGTGAGGGTTATACAAAAAGTCGATCAATCAGCTCCTCACCATATTTTATTAGTTATAGATGCTACTACCGGTCAGAACGCTTTTGTGCAGACAGAAGAATTTAAGCGACTTGTTTCAATTTCAGGTCTAGTTGTTACAAAATTAGACGGCACGGCAAAAGCCGGTGTAATTATAGGCATATCAGAAAAATATTCCTTACCAGTATATTTTATAGGAGTGGGGGAAGGGGTAGAAGATTTAAAACCGTTTAACTATATAGATTTTTCTAAAGCCTTAGTTGGCATCAAATAA
- a CDS encoding membrane protein yields the protein MKFLLRSLLFLTIIFTISLLSILLWLKTESGIAMVTNFVSRSVEEATDYNYKVKIVNLRFSLPLGVKTQKIIFSDKEAEFLIIENFGINITPSLLLLGEVNVKDITAEHLILTRLPNSHLNSEKQDLTNKKQLGFVPNIKVTNITISNFILSPELTELSEDIGFSFAANLNFYSQNQTIHFRTKLKANTGGNGLTDKKVSLINDTVLHTEGQFDFANNTLIMEEFNLSSDYFNLEGNFNINLLENSLAGSANYKSSILEYLLSERKSLKSLFKGKIDFSGLLSAPHIITNGEVFFEDESQNYFRLPKLNWQSDLIVNKEGINGQISFDTASIKARGEIGKNAAQMYLKDFTVKGRNLSGKGNLSLDNKGKSAIGEFTVNSNNIYELKDFFPLLEKGQVDIKAGYKRTDAGKGQLDILGKGKHLSTSLVNCDFIDFSLSLKDFEKLIISHADIKLRSLASNYGTVKSFIFQAKENVLGIDFTTHLESVEPYLINLKANGQITGNYLQKPGAGAVNLEIINNISGTIGKIKIATPEAIKLKLGEDFSVVIPSLIANDGKLNLDLKGKGSNINGTLKVTKFPLAIASNFLPAVFDQSLISGSVSLSGNSRSPLLDSKLEIYNANLAAKGSIPSILALSSHVENNKLLLNANIKQEKRELASFKLQVPCNFSLSPLEFSILKKGNLKANLTLNKEINILSLIPLPLGHKLQGYLDGEITASGNIESLIVNGGMSLEKGEYRYQDYGVKLKDVSGKILAKNNNISILDFIAYDNYSNSLEAKGDLFLSKELPFKLLVNTKKFSLINSPYLQGEMAGNLSVLGNNKKALVKGNFDLGPMEIKVPEHFSEDIPAINVIRTINSGKIIYETENKPSPYVLDLDVGLNAKQQVYVRGRGVNTLLAGNLTIAGNVSNPNIFGELRSIRGRYQEFGKLLTVKEGILTFNGPISPSPYLNIVGATVVGDTEIRLILGGSIFTPDIRIESTPSLSQQDALSLLLFGKNPDSISPGQAIGLANGMRKLSGNGGGFDPVGLGRKILGVDDISIKEDDNTESSYVGVGKYLTDKVYLEIEQGNEAFGTKTKIEVELTPKISLEAITGEKGNSSFGINWRVNY from the coding sequence GTGAAATTTTTATTACGGTCTTTATTATTTTTAACCATCATATTTACAATATCGCTATTATCGATTCTTTTATGGCTTAAGACCGAGAGCGGTATTGCGATGGTCACTAACTTTGTTAGTAGATCTGTAGAAGAAGCCACAGATTATAATTATAAAGTAAAAATTGTAAATCTACGGTTTTCTTTGCCTTTAGGCGTGAAAACTCAGAAAATTATTTTTAGTGATAAAGAAGCTGAATTTCTTATTATTGAAAATTTTGGTATTAACATAACACCTTCTTTACTATTGCTCGGGGAAGTTAATGTAAAGGATATAACCGCTGAGCATTTAATTTTAACAAGGTTACCAAATTCCCACTTAAATTCTGAAAAACAGGATTTAACAAATAAAAAGCAATTAGGGTTTGTACCTAATATTAAAGTTACAAATATTACTATTAGTAATTTTATTTTATCTCCCGAACTTACTGAGCTTTCAGAGGATATTGGTTTCAGTTTTGCTGCTAATCTAAATTTTTATTCTCAAAACCAAACAATTCATTTTCGGACAAAGTTAAAAGCTAATACGGGAGGTAATGGATTAACTGATAAGAAAGTATCATTGATAAATGATACTGTTTTGCATACTGAAGGCCAGTTTGATTTTGCCAATAATACTCTAATTATGGAGGAATTTAATCTTTCCTCCGATTATTTTAATCTTGAGGGAAATTTTAATATTAATTTGTTAGAGAATTCTTTAGCTGGAAGTGCAAACTATAAGAGTTCTATATTAGAATACTTGCTTTCCGAGCGTAAGTCTTTAAAAAGTTTGTTTAAAGGGAAAATAGATTTTTCCGGGTTGTTATCTGCCCCTCATATTATTACCAATGGAGAAGTATTTTTTGAAGATGAAAGCCAGAACTATTTTCGATTACCGAAATTAAATTGGCAATCAGATTTAATAGTTAATAAAGAGGGTATAAATGGCCAAATTTCATTTGATACGGCTTCTATCAAGGCTAGAGGAGAAATAGGTAAAAACGCTGCGCAAATGTATTTGAAAGACTTTACTGTTAAAGGGCGCAATTTAAGTGGTAAGGGAAATTTATCTTTGGATAATAAAGGGAAAAGTGCAATAGGCGAATTTACTGTAAATAGTAATAATATTTATGAGTTAAAAGATTTCTTTCCTTTATTAGAAAAAGGGCAGGTGGATATTAAGGCAGGATATAAAAGAACTGATGCCGGAAAAGGACAATTAGATATTTTAGGTAAGGGTAAGCACCTTTCTACATCCCTTGTTAATTGTGATTTTATCGATTTTTCCTTATCTCTAAAGGATTTCGAAAAACTTATAATTAGTCATGCCGATATAAAGCTGCGTTCATTAGCCAGTAATTACGGGACAGTTAAATCGTTTATCTTCCAAGCTAAGGAAAATGTCTTAGGTATTGATTTTACTACGCATTTGGAATCGGTAGAACCTTATCTAATTAACTTAAAGGCTAATGGCCAGATAACCGGTAATTATTTGCAGAAACCCGGGGCAGGTGCTGTGAATCTTGAAATTATCAATAATATTAGCGGTACAATCGGTAAAATTAAAATTGCTACTCCAGAAGCTATTAAACTTAAGTTAGGGGAAGATTTCTCAGTTGTGATTCCAAGTCTTATAGCAAATGATGGTAAATTAAATTTGGATTTAAAAGGTAAGGGTTCTAACATAAATGGAACATTAAAAGTTACAAAATTTCCGTTAGCTATTGCTTCCAATTTTTTACCTGCAGTTTTTGATCAGTCACTTATTTCCGGAAGTGTAAGTTTAAGCGGTAATTCTCGATCCCCACTCCTTGATTCCAAATTAGAAATATATAATGCTAATCTTGCTGCTAAAGGTAGTATTCCTTCGATTTTAGCATTATCTTCGCATGTTGAAAATAATAAACTGCTCCTTAACGCTAATATAAAGCAGGAAAAGAGAGAGTTGGCAAGTTTTAAGCTCCAAGTTCCTTGTAACTTTTCTTTGTCTCCGTTGGAATTTTCAATATTGAAAAAGGGTAATCTCAAAGCAAATCTTACTCTGAATAAAGAAATTAACATTTTGTCTTTGATACCTTTACCTTTAGGTCATAAATTACAAGGATATCTGGACGGGGAAATAACAGCGTCTGGTAATATTGAATCATTAATAGTTAACGGTGGGATGAGCCTAGAAAAAGGTGAATATAGATATCAGGACTACGGAGTTAAACTAAAGGATGTTTCTGGTAAAATACTGGCCAAAAATAATAATATTTCAATATTAGACTTTATTGCCTATGATAATTACTCTAATTCTTTAGAAGCAAAAGGCGATTTATTTCTTAGCAAAGAGTTGCCGTTTAAATTATTAGTAAATACTAAAAAATTTAGTTTGATAAATAGCCCTTATCTTCAGGGCGAAATGGCTGGAAATCTTTCAGTCTTGGGTAATAATAAAAAAGCCTTGGTTAAAGGAAACTTTGACCTTGGACCTATGGAAATTAAAGTTCCAGAGCATTTTTCGGAAGATATACCTGCTATAAATGTTATTAGAACTATTAATAGCGGTAAAATTATTTACGAAACTGAAAATAAACCATCACCTTATGTATTAGATCTAGATGTTGGTCTAAATGCAAAACAGCAGGTTTATGTAAGGGGAAGAGGAGTAAATACTCTTCTTGCAGGAAATTTAACAATTGCCGGTAATGTTAGTAATCCAAACATTTTTGGTGAGCTTAGATCGATAAGAGGTAGATATCAAGAATTTGGTAAGCTTTTAACCGTTAAAGAAGGTATATTAACCTTTAATGGACCAATTTCTCCTTCTCCTTACTTAAATATAGTGGGTGCAACAGTAGTAGGAGATACAGAAATAAGGTTGATATTAGGAGGGTCTATTTTTACACCTGATATAAGAATTGAATCTACCCCATCGCTTAGCCAGCAAGACGCTCTATCGCTGCTCTTATTTGGAAAGAATCCGGATAGTATTTCTCCAGGGCAAGCTATTGGTCTTGCTAACGGAATGCGAAAATTATCTGGTAATGGAGGGGGATTTGACCCTGTTGGTTTGGGCAGGAAAATTTTAGGAGTTGATGATATTAGCATTAAGGAAGATGATAATACGGAAAGCTCTTATGTAGGAGTTGGTAAATATCTTACAGATAAAGTGTATCTAGAAATAGAGCAGGGCAATGAGGCTTTTGGCACAAAAACTAAAATAGAAGTAGAATTAACGCCTAAAATATCTCTTGAGGCAATAACAGGAGAAAAAGGTAATAGCTCTTTTGGAATTAATTGGCGTGTTAATTATTAG
- a CDS encoding integrase, producing the protein MDIANKRDLVDSKLKELSMARQCELLKINRSMLYYQPQIMSLYNKKIMDRIDEIYTDNPEYGYRFIYKSLLEEGLNIGRDRTLKYMGIMGIEAIYPKKKKSISMQNKDHKIYPYLLEPYWQIYNGSRSVYVPRSNEVWSGDITYIRTPIGFMYMAAIIDWHSKAILSYKLSNSMDASLVTSILEDALSKYPPPLIFNSDQGSQYTGSEHIKILEKYGIQISMNGKGRSIDNIVMERFFKTLKYNCIFINEFNNISELREGINIYVDKYNNRRFHSSIGYKKPMDVYLNALQNAA; encoded by the coding sequence TTGGATATAGCAAATAAACGAGATCTTGTCGATTCCAAGCTGAAAGAATTATCAATGGCAAGACAATGCGAATTATTGAAGATAAATAGATCTATGCTTTATTATCAGCCCCAAATAATGAGCTTATACAACAAAAAGATTATGGATAGAATAGATGAAATATATACAGATAATCCAGAGTATGGTTATCGTTTTATTTATAAATCTTTATTAGAGGAAGGATTAAATATTGGTAGAGATCGTACTCTCAAATACATGGGTATTATGGGTATAGAGGCTATTTATCCAAAGAAAAAGAAATCTATCTCTATGCAGAATAAAGATCATAAGATATATCCATATCTCCTTGAGCCTTATTGGCAAATATATAACGGTAGTCGGTCTGTATACGTACCAAGATCAAATGAAGTATGGAGCGGGGATATAACATACATTAGAACCCCGATAGGCTTTATGTATATGGCAGCAATTATAGATTGGCACAGTAAAGCTATATTGAGTTATAAACTGTCAAATTCAATGGATGCAAGCCTTGTAACGAGTATTTTAGAAGACGCTCTTAGTAAGTACCCACCTCCGCTGATATTCAATAGTGATCAAGGTAGTCAGTATACCGGCTCAGAACATATAAAAATACTCGAGAAATACGGTATACAAATCTCTATGAACGGTAAAGGCAGAAGCATCGATAACATTGTTATGGAGAGATTTTTTAAGACTCTAAAATATAATTGTATATTTATAAATGAATTTAACAATATCTCAGAACTTAGGGAGGGGATTAACATATATGTAGATAAATATAATAATAGAAGATTTCATTCTAGTATTGGTTATAAAAAACCTATGGATGTTTATCTCAATGCATTACAAAATGCAGCATGA